Proteins encoded together in one Triticum dicoccoides isolate Atlit2015 ecotype Zavitan chromosome 7B, WEW_v2.0, whole genome shotgun sequence window:
- the LOC119338675 gene encoding uncharacterized WD repeat-containing protein C2A9.03-like, whose amino-acid sequence MSHYQEHNVEDMEDDYDMDDPVDDMDGEDYLGPEARDDSDEDAEANKASDTSSEEARRGKDIQGIPWDRLELTREGYRETRLLQYKNYENIPNSAETAMKACKSTEKDGTYYEFRRNTRSVKSTILHFQLRNLVWATSKHDAYLISHYSVLHWSALSGVDTEIMNVERHIAPSEKHPGSLLEGFSQTQVSTLAVKDNLLVAGGFQGELICKNLDQEGISFCCRTTYDDNAITNAVEIFNTSSGAVHFIASINDSGVREYDMERYQLCKHFRFGWPVNHTSLSPDGKLVLVVGDDPDALLIDANSGKTVHSMKGHLDFSFASAWSPDGRTFATGNQDRTCRVWDARNLSQSLHVLRGNLGAIRSIRYTSDGQFLSMAEPADFVHIFDVKSDYNKRQELDFFGEISGMSFSPDTDTLFVGVWDRTYGSLLQYGRLYNYSYLDSLF is encoded by the exons ATGTCTCATTATCAGGAGCACAATGTTGAGGACATGGAGGATGATTACGACATGGATGATCCGGTAGATGACATGGATGGTGAAGATTACCTAGGGCCGGAGGCTAGGGACGACTCTGATGAGGATGCCGAAGCG AATAAGGCATCCGACACATCATCTGAAGAAGCAAGACGTGGAAAAGACATTCAAGgaataccatgggatcgcttggaACTTACCAGAGAAGGATACAGGGAGACAAGATTATTACAGTACAAAAACTACGAGAACATACCTAATTCTGCAGAAACAGCAATGAAG GCATGCAAATCTACTGAGAAAGACGGAACATATTATGAGTTCAGGCGAAATACTAGATCAGTAAAATCTACTATTCTACACTTTCAG CTGAGAAATTTAGTATGGGCTACATCTAAGCATGATGCCTACCTAATATCACATTACTCGGTGCTACACTGGTCAGCATTGAGTGGTGTGGACACAGAAATTATGAATGTCGAAAGGCATATTGCACCAAGTGAG AAACATCCAGGAAGTTTATTAGAAGGGTTTTCTCAGACTCAAGTTAGTACGCTGGCAGTCAAGGATAATTTGCtagtagctggtggtttccagggaGAGCTAATATGCAAG AACCTGGACCAAGAAGGAATAAGCTTTTGCTGCAGGACAACATATGATGATAATGCAATCACCAATGCAGTGGAGATATTCAACACCTCTAG TGGTGCTGTTCACTTCATTGCATCTATTAACGACTCCGGTGTACGAGAATATGATATGGAAAGATACCAGTTATGTAAGCATTTCCGCTTTGGTTGGCCAGTGAAT CACACGTCTTTGAGCCCTGATGGGAAGCTTGTTCTCGTTGTCGGGGATGATCCAGATGCTTTGCTTATTGATGCTAATTCAGGAAAG ACTGTTCATTCTATGAAAGGTCACTTGGATTTCTCATTTGCATCGGCTTGGAGCCCTGATGGTCGGACATTTGCCACTGGCAATCAAGACAGGACATGCCGGGTCTGGGATGCCAGAAATCTCTCGCAGTCTCTCCATGTCTTGAGGGGTAACCTTGGTGCTATAAGATCTATTCGCTACACATCAGATGGTCAGTTCCTGTCGATGGCGGAGCCAGCAGACTTTGTCCACATCTTTGATGTCAAAAGTGATTATAACAAGAGGCAAGAGCTGGATTTCTTTGGTGAGATATCTGGCATGTCTTTCAGCCCTGACACGGACACACTCTTCGTCGGTGTTTGGGACAGGACCTATGGCAGCCTACTTCAGTATGGCCGCCTCTATAACTACTCATACCTTGACTCGCTGTTCTAA